The nucleotide sequence AAAATTAATTTCACTGGTGGTTTGCACACTGATGGAGATGTGCTTAAGGCATTCGAATATGGTGCAGAAAGCATCGCTGCTGCTTCTATTGCCTTCTCAAATAAAGAACAGTTTGCTAACTGGTTGATGTCGTATGGTCGTGAAAAGATTGCATTAGCAGCTGATAGCTTGGAAGGTAAAATAAGAATTAGGGGGTGGCAAAAGGGAACGTCAAAAGATTTATTTAATCATATTGCCTACTTTTATGAAAGAGGCTTGAAATACTTGAAAACAACTGACATATCTAAAGATGGAGCGATGCAGGGTCCTTCTTATGATCTATACATAAAATTATTGAATGAATTTCCAGACTTAAGCATTTTTGCCAGCGGTGGAGTTCGTACCATGGATGATGTAAAAAAATTGAGAGATTTAGGACTCTACGGCGTAATCTTTGGAAAGGCTTTCTATGAAGGTGCTATCACCTTAAAAGATATTGATGACTATCAATCTATATCAGCTACCTAGGGAGAAGTCTTGGTGTCGTATTTAAACTTGTAAAGGAAGTAGAAGATAAAATTGTATTTACTCACAGAATCATCTTTTAAAGAATCTATCGATTCCTTTTTCTGATAATCAATTACTTCCACTTTAGCTTCCTCGCTATTTGAGACAGAATATTCCTCAACAGAATCAGTCATTTCCGAATCAACGTTACCGTCAGGCCTCATCATCGTCTGGCTTTCCTTCCTTCTTCCATCCTGTTCTTGCTCTTGATTAATCGGGGAGTCATCACTCCCTTCTGTATTAGCCAAACCAATGTTGACAATAAAGATGAGTGTAAGTGCTAAAAATATACTGTGACTATTTTTCACCATGTGTGTATAACCTTCAAAGTAACGAAATAATTGATAGAAGGTTTTAATTTTTCACAAAACTTAACTTTAGGATTTAAAGAAATAATCGTGAACAGCCAGCATTAAACAAAAAAGCCTGCTTGGATGCAGGCTTTTTATTCGTAATTGAATCCTACAGCGTACGTTTTACCTCTTTCACTTCAAACCCTTCTATAATATCTCCAACTTTTATGTCATGGAAATTCTTGATACTCAATCCACACTCATACCCATTCTTCACTTCACCAACATCTTCTTTAAATCGTTTGAGTTGATTAATTTCTCCCGTGTGAACTACGATACCATCTCTAACCAATCTAACCTGATTAGATCTCTTCACATTTCCATCTGTGACATAACAACCAGCTACGGTACCTACTTTAGAAATCTTAAACACATCACGAACCTCAATATTCCCTGTGATCACTTCCTCGCTAGTCGGTTCTAGCATTCCCTCCATCGCATCCTTCACATCATTGATTGCATCATAAATAATTGAGTAAAGTCTTATCTCAATTTCCTCATTCTCAGCTAATTTTCTAGCTCCTCCTGAAGGTCGAACCTGAAATCCAACAATTACAGCATCAGATGCCGACGCTAATAATACATCAGATTCTGAAATTTGACCAACTGCTTTATGAAGAATATTTACTTGTACTTCTT is from Marinobacter alexandrii and encodes:
- a CDS encoding 1-(5-phosphoribosyl)-5-[(5-phosphoribosylamino)methylideneamino] imidazole-4-carboxamide isomerase; the protein is MLLVPSISVIEGRTIRLKQGDYSSEKEYSDTPIDVAKQFEDHGISRIHLIDLDGARKGTSINYDILHLISAYTNLKINFTGGLHTDGDVLKAFEYGAESIAAASIAFSNKEQFANWLMSYGREKIALAADSLEGKIRIRGWQKGTSKDLFNHIAYFYERGLKYLKTTDISKDGAMQGPSYDLYIKLLNEFPDLSIFASGGVRTMDDVKKLRDLGLYGVIFGKAFYEGAITLKDIDDYQSISAT